Proteins from a single region of Macaca nemestrina isolate mMacNem1 chromosome 13, mMacNem.hap1, whole genome shotgun sequence:
- the LOC105479817 gene encoding profilin-4, with protein sequence MSHLQSLLLDTLLGTKHVDSAALIKIQERSLCVASPGFNVMPSDVRTLVNGFAKNPLQTRREGLYFKEKDYRCVRADEYSLYAKNENAGVVVVKTHLYLLVATYTEGMYPSVCVEATESLGDYLRKKGS encoded by the exons ATGAGCCATTTGCAGAGCTTATTGTTAGACACCCTCTTGGGAACCAAGCATGTGGACAGTGCAGCCCTCATCAAAATCCAGGAGCGGAGCCTGTGTGTAGCATCACCAGGttttaat GTAATGCCCAGTGATGTCCGAACACTGGTGAATGGATTTGCCAAGAACCCTTTGCAAACCCGAAGAGAAGGATTGTATTTCAAGGAAAAGGATTACAGATGTGTCCGGGCAGATGAATATTCTCTTTATGCCAAAAAT GAGAACGCTGGTGTGGTTGTGGTGAAGACCCATCTGTATCTTCTGGTGGCAACTTACACTGAGGGCATGTATCCTAGCGTCTGTGTGGAAGCCACAGAGAGCCTGG GAGACTacctaagaaaaaaaggaagttga